CTCGCAGGCGGCGGTGCAACTCGGCATCTCCCGCAGCACGCTCTACCGGAAGCTGGAGCAGTTCGGGCTGAAACGGCAGACGTTGATTGCCTCGGAGTAGGCCATGTGGTGTGCGACAGGTGTCGTATAATAGGGCGTAGCAGGTCAAAAAAGCTTTATTACTCAGGAGAGGTTGACATGGTAGAATTCTCTGGCTCTGACTTTCAAGGATCTGCGCAAAGCATGCTGGGGGAAGCGCCGTGCGTTGTCGGCAATCCACACAAGGGGTAACTGATCGTCATCGGCTGCGTGATTGTGGGCAGCATCAGGTAACGCGACCTGCACCAGACTGGGCGACCTGTGCAGTTCAATGTTAGTGGATCAATGGAGCTTCATTACCGAAAGAGCGATCACATCTTACCAAGGGGGGGAATCGTGAAAATCTTAGGGATACATATGAGCAAAGCAGGCTGGACCGCACTCGCACTGTTGTTGACGCCGCTGCTTTCACTCTTGATAGGGAATGCGGAGGCACAGACGCGAAGTGAAATGAGCCAACTCAAACACGAATTGCAGGCGTTGCGGGAAGAGGTCGAGACCAAGAACGACATGATCAAACGGATGCAGCAACGTCTGGAGGCACTCGAAACCAAGATGCAGGTAGAAATTCAACGCCCAGTGAAAGAAAAACTGACAGCCATGAAGGAGGAGATGAAGACTGAGTTAGCCGCGAGCGCAGAATCCTCCAAACTATTGGGTGGTCAGGTTTTCTT
Above is a genomic segment from Candidatus Methylomirabilis sp. containing:
- a CDS encoding helix-turn-helix domain-containing protein translates to SQAAVQLGISRSTLYRKLEQFGLKRQTLIASE